One part of the Streptomyces sp. NBC_00286 genome encodes these proteins:
- a CDS encoding pyridoxal phosphate-dependent aminotransferase: MSAATPPTDRRVSARVGAISESATLAVDAKAKALKAAGRPVIGFGAGEPDFPTPDYIVEAAIEACKNPKYHRYTPAGGLPELKAAIAAKTLRDSGYEPEVSQILVTNGGKQAIYEAFAAILDPGDEVIVPAPYWTTYPESIRLAGGVPVEVVADETTGYRVSVEQLEAARTEKTKVVLFVSPSNPTGAVYNRADTEAIGRWAVEHGLWVMTDEIYEHLVYGDAASVSLPALLPELRDKCVVVNGVAKTYAMTGWRVGWIIGPKDVVKAATNLQSHATSNVSNVAQIAALAAVSGDLDAVAKMREAFDRRRKTIVRMLNEIDGVVCPEPEGAFYAYPSVKTLVGKEIRGKRPKDSVELAALILEEAEVAVVPGEAFGTPGYLRLSYALGDEDLVEGVSRIQKLLAEARA, translated from the coding sequence ATGAGCGCTGCAACCCCTCCCACCGACCGCCGGGTCTCCGCCCGAGTCGGTGCGATCTCCGAGTCCGCCACCCTCGCTGTGGACGCCAAGGCCAAGGCCCTGAAGGCCGCCGGACGTCCGGTGATCGGCTTCGGCGCCGGTGAGCCCGACTTCCCGACGCCGGACTACATCGTCGAGGCCGCCATCGAGGCGTGCAAGAACCCGAAGTACCACCGCTACACGCCGGCCGGCGGCCTTCCCGAGCTGAAGGCCGCGATCGCCGCCAAGACGCTGCGCGATTCCGGGTACGAGCCCGAGGTCTCGCAGATCCTGGTGACCAACGGCGGCAAGCAGGCCATCTACGAGGCGTTCGCCGCGATCCTCGACCCGGGCGACGAGGTGATCGTCCCGGCTCCGTACTGGACGACGTACCCGGAGTCGATCCGCCTCGCCGGCGGTGTCCCGGTCGAGGTCGTCGCCGACGAGACCACCGGCTACCGCGTCTCGGTCGAGCAGCTGGAGGCGGCCCGTACGGAGAAGACGAAGGTCGTCCTCTTCGTGTCCCCGTCCAACCCGACCGGCGCCGTCTACAACCGGGCCGACACCGAGGCCATCGGCCGCTGGGCCGTCGAGCACGGCCTGTGGGTGATGACGGACGAGATCTACGAACACCTCGTCTACGGAGACGCCGCCTCCGTCTCGCTGCCGGCCCTCCTGCCCGAGCTGCGCGACAAGTGCGTCGTGGTCAACGGCGTGGCGAAGACGTACGCGATGACGGGCTGGCGTGTCGGCTGGATCATCGGCCCGAAGGATGTGGTGAAGGCCGCGACGAACCTCCAGTCGCACGCCACCTCCAATGTGTCGAACGTGGCGCAGATCGCCGCGCTCGCCGCCGTCTCCGGCGACTTGGACGCCGTCGCCAAGATGCGCGAGGCCTTCGACCGGCGCCGCAAGACGATCGTGCGGATGCTGAACGAGATCGACGGCGTCGTCTGCCCCGAGCCCGAGGGCGCCTTCTACGCGTACCCCTCCGTGAAGACCCTCGTCGGCAAGGAGATCCGCGGCAAGCGCCCGAAGGACTCGGTCGAGCTGGCCGCCCTGATCCTGGAGGAGGCCGAGGTCGCGGTCGTCCCGGGCGAGGCCTTCGGCACTCCGGGATACCTGCGGCTTTCGTACGCCCTCGGGGACGAGGACCTCGTCGAGGGTGTCTCCCGGATCCAGAAGCTGCTGGCGGAGGCACGGGCCTGA
- the rplA gene encoding 50S ribosomal protein L1: MSKRSKSLRAADAKIDREKLYAPLEAVRLAKETSTTKFDGTVEVAFRLGVDPRKADQMVRGTVNLPHGTGKTARVLVFATGDRAEAATAAGADIVGSDELIDEVSKGRLDFDAVVATPDLMGKVGRLGRVLGPRGLMPNPKTGTVTPDVAKAVTEIKGGKIEFRVDKHSNLHFIIGKSSFDDTKLVENYGAALEEILRLKPSAAKGRYIKKAAITTTMGPGIPVDPNRTRNLLVEEDPAAV, translated from the coding sequence GTGAGCAAGCGCAGCAAGTCTCTCCGCGCTGCGGACGCCAAGATCGACCGGGAGAAGCTGTACGCCCCGCTCGAGGCCGTGCGTCTCGCCAAGGAGACCTCCACCACCAAGTTCGACGGCACCGTCGAGGTCGCCTTCCGCCTGGGCGTCGACCCGCGCAAGGCCGACCAGATGGTCCGTGGCACCGTCAACCTCCCGCACGGCACCGGTAAGACCGCCCGGGTCCTGGTCTTCGCGACCGGTGACCGTGCCGAGGCCGCGACTGCCGCGGGCGCCGACATCGTCGGCTCCGACGAGCTCATCGACGAGGTGTCGAAGGGCCGTCTGGACTTCGATGCCGTCGTCGCCACCCCGGACCTCATGGGCAAGGTCGGCCGCCTCGGCCGCGTCCTCGGCCCGCGTGGTCTGATGCCGAACCCGAAGACCGGCACTGTCACCCCGGACGTGGCCAAGGCCGTGACCGAGATCAAGGGCGGCAAGATCGAGTTCCGTGTCGACAAGCACTCGAACCTGCACTTCATCATCGGCAAGTCGTCCTTCGACGACACCAAGCTGGTGGAGAACTACGGCGCCGCGCTGGAGGAGATCCTCCGTCTGAAGCCGTCCGCCGCGAAGGGCCGGTACATCAAGAAGGCCGCCATCACCACCACGATGGGCCCCGGCATTCCGGTCGACCCGAACCGCACCCGCAACCTCCTCGTCGAGGAGGACCCGGCCGCCGTCTGA
- a CDS encoding adenosine deaminase, whose amino-acid sequence MQDVRDVSELPKAHLHLHFTGSMRITTLLELADKHGIHLPDALTSGEPPKLRATDERGWFRFQRLYDAARSCLREPEDIQRLVREAAEEDLRDGSGWLEIQVDPTSYAPRLGGLIPALEVILDAVDSAMRETGLGIRVLVAANRMKHPLDARTLARLAVRYADRGIVGFGLSNDERRGMARDFDRAFAIARDGGLLAAPHGGELTGPSSVRDCLDDLDASRIGHGVRAAEDPRLLKRLADRGVTCEVCPASNVALGVYEKPEDVPLRTLFEAGVPMALGADDPLLFGSRLAAQYEIARRHHGFTDAELAELARQSVRGSAAPPDVKKKLLSGIDDWLA is encoded by the coding sequence ATGCAAGACGTACGTGATGTCTCTGAGTTGCCGAAAGCCCATCTGCACCTGCATTTCACCGGGTCGATGCGGATCACCACCCTGCTGGAACTGGCCGACAAGCACGGGATCCATCTTCCCGACGCGCTGACCAGCGGGGAGCCGCCGAAGCTGCGGGCCACGGACGAGCGGGGCTGGTTCCGTTTCCAGCGGCTGTACGACGCGGCGCGGTCGTGCCTCAGAGAGCCCGAGGACATTCAGCGGCTGGTGCGCGAGGCTGCCGAGGAGGACCTCAGGGACGGCTCCGGCTGGCTGGAGATCCAGGTCGATCCGACGTCGTACGCGCCTCGCCTGGGCGGTCTGATTCCGGCCCTGGAGGTCATCCTGGACGCGGTCGACTCGGCCATGCGCGAGACAGGGCTCGGGATACGGGTCCTGGTGGCCGCGAACCGTATGAAGCACCCGCTGGACGCCCGCACGCTGGCCCGGCTGGCCGTGCGGTACGCGGACCGCGGCATCGTCGGCTTCGGGCTCTCCAACGACGAACGCCGGGGCATGGCACGGGACTTCGACCGGGCTTTCGCCATCGCGCGTGACGGCGGGTTGCTCGCCGCTCCGCACGGCGGCGAGCTGACGGGGCCCTCGTCGGTGCGCGACTGCCTGGACGACCTGGACGCATCGCGGATCGGGCACGGGGTGCGGGCCGCCGAAGACCCGCGGCTGCTGAAACGGCTCGCGGACCGTGGGGTGACATGTGAGGTGTGCCCGGCGTCGAACGTCGCCCTAGGGGTGTACGAAAAGCCGGAGGACGTCCCCTTGCGCACACTCTTCGAGGCAGGGGTCCCTATGGCGCTCGGCGCGGACGATCCCCTGCTGTTCGGCTCGCGCCTGGCCGCCCAGTACGAGATCGCGCGCCGTCATCACGGATTCACCGATGCGGAACTGGCGGAGCTGGCGCGGCAGTCGGTACGGGGATCGGCTGCGCCTCCGGACGTCAAGAAGAAGTTGCTGTCGGGGATCGACGACTGGCTTGCCTGA
- the rplJ gene encoding 50S ribosomal protein L10 has product MATSNKVAEDKVAAVEEITTKLRNSNAAVVTSYVGLSVAQLQELRRSLGENAQYRVVKNTLTQIAAKQAGVELDEHLEGSTAVAFVTGDPVEAAKGLRDFAKNNPALVIKGGVLEGKALSADEIKKLADLESREVLLAKLAGAMKAKPSQAAAVFQALPSKFVRTAEALRAKQAEQGGAE; this is encoded by the coding sequence ATGGCGACGTCCAACAAGGTCGCAGAGGACAAAGTCGCAGCCGTCGAAGAGATCACGACGAAGCTGCGCAACTCCAACGCAGCTGTCGTGACTTCTTACGTCGGACTGTCCGTGGCGCAGCTCCAGGAGCTGCGCCGTTCTCTCGGCGAGAACGCTCAGTACCGAGTGGTGAAGAACACGCTGACCCAGATCGCGGCCAAGCAGGCCGGGGTCGAGCTGGACGAGCACCTCGAGGGCTCGACCGCTGTTGCCTTCGTGACCGGTGACCCGGTCGAGGCGGCGAAGGGTCTTCGTGACTTTGCCAAGAACAACCCCGCTCTCGTCATCAAGGGCGGTGTCCTTGAGGGCAAGGCGCTGTCCGCCGACGAGATCAAGAAGCTTGCGGACCTCGAGTCCCGCGAGGTTCTGCTCGCCAAGCTGGCAGGCGCCATGAAGGCCAAGCCGTCCCAGGCTGCCGCGGTCTTCCAGGCGCTTCCCTCGAAGTTCGTCCGCACCGCGGAGGCGCTTCGTGCCAAGCAGGCCGAGCAGGGCGGTGCCGAGTAA
- a CDS encoding UDP-N-acetylmuramate dehydrogenase: protein MHVQELHDAPLAPLTTFRLGGPAARLITASTDAEVVAAVREADDTGTPLLLIGGGSNLVIGDKGFAGTALRIATSGFELDGTKLELAAGEVWTDAVARTVEAGLAGIECLAGIPGSAGATPIQNVGAYGQEVSSTITEVIAYDRKTGETVTIPNAECAFSYRHSRFKADPERFVVLRVRFQLEDADGLSAPIKYAETARALGVEAGERVPLADARETVLKLRSGKGMVLDPEDHDTWSAGSFFTNPILTDEEFAAFHARVQARLGTDVTPPAYPAGNGHTKTSAAWLIDKSGFTKGYGTGPARISTKHTLALTNRGEATTEDLLALAREVVAGVHAAFGITLVNEPVMVGVNL from the coding sequence GTGCACGTGCAGGAACTCCACGACGCCCCACTGGCCCCACTGACCACCTTCCGGCTCGGCGGTCCCGCCGCGCGGCTGATCACCGCGTCAACCGACGCCGAGGTGGTCGCCGCCGTCCGCGAGGCCGACGACACCGGTACGCCGCTGCTGCTCATCGGCGGCGGCTCCAACCTGGTCATCGGCGACAAGGGCTTCGCGGGAACCGCCCTGCGCATCGCCACCAGCGGCTTCGAACTCGACGGTACGAAGCTGGAGTTGGCCGCCGGTGAGGTGTGGACCGACGCGGTCGCCCGCACTGTCGAGGCGGGCCTCGCAGGCATCGAGTGCCTCGCCGGAATCCCCGGCTCCGCGGGCGCGACACCCATCCAGAACGTTGGCGCGTACGGCCAGGAAGTGTCGTCGACGATCACCGAAGTGATCGCATACGACCGGAAGACCGGCGAAACGGTCACCATTCCGAACGCCGAGTGCGCCTTCTCGTACCGCCACAGTCGCTTCAAGGCCGACCCCGAGCGCTTCGTCGTCCTGCGCGTCCGCTTCCAACTGGAGGACGCGGACGGGCTCTCCGCGCCGATCAAGTACGCCGAGACCGCCCGCGCCCTGGGCGTCGAGGCCGGCGAGCGGGTACCCCTCGCGGACGCTCGCGAGACCGTCCTGAAGCTGCGCTCCGGCAAGGGCATGGTCCTGGACCCCGAGGACCACGACACCTGGTCGGCAGGGTCCTTCTTCACCAACCCGATCCTCACGGACGAGGAGTTCGCGGCGTTCCACGCGCGCGTGCAGGCGCGTCTGGGCACGGACGTCACCCCGCCCGCGTACCCGGCGGGCAACGGCCACACCAAGACCTCCGCGGCCTGGCTGATCGACAAGTCCGGCTTCACCAAGGGCTACGGAACCGGCCCCGCACGCATCTCCACCAAGCACACCCTCGCCCTCACCAACCGCGGCGAGGCCACCACCGAGGACCTGCTCGCCCTGGCCCGCGAGGTCGTCGCCGGAGTCCACGCAGCCTTCGGGATCACACTGGTCAACGAACCGGTGATGGTGGGCGTCAACCTCTGA
- the rpmG gene encoding 50S ribosomal protein L33 has product MAATDVRPKITLACVECKERNYITKKNRRNNPDRLEMKKHCPRCNAHTAHRETR; this is encoded by the coding sequence GTGGCTGCCACCGACGTCCGCCCGAAGATCACGCTGGCCTGCGTGGAGTGCAAGGAGCGGAACTACATCACCAAGAAGAACCGGCGTAACAACCCGGACCGTCTTGAGATGAAGAAGCACTGCCCGCGTTGCAATGCGCACACCGCGCATCGCGAGACGCGATAA
- the rplL gene encoding 50S ribosomal protein L7/L12, which yields MAKLSQEDLLAQFEEMTLIELSEFVKAFEEKFDVTAAAPAAVVAAGGPAAPAAEAEPEQDEFDVILTGAGDKKIQVIKVVRELTSLGLKEAKDLVDGAPKPVLEKVAKDAADKAAESLKGAGASVEVK from the coding sequence ATGGCGAAGCTCAGCCAGGAAGACCTGCTCGCGCAGTTCGAGGAGATGACCCTCATCGAGCTCTCCGAGTTCGTGAAGGCGTTCGAGGAGAAGTTCGACGTCACCGCCGCCGCCCCGGCCGCCGTCGTCGCCGCCGGTGGCCCGGCCGCCCCGGCCGCCGAGGCCGAGCCCGAGCAGGACGAGTTCGACGTCATCCTCACCGGCGCCGGTGACAAGAAGATCCAGGTCATCAAGGTCGTGCGTGAGCTGACCTCCCTGGGTCTGAAGGAGGCCAAGGACCTCGTGGACGGCGCCCCGAAGCCCGTCCTCGAGAAGGTCGCCAAGGACGCCGCCGACAAGGCCGCCGAGTCCCTCAAGGGCGCCGGCGCCTCCGTCGAGGTCAAGTAA
- the secE gene encoding preprotein translocase subunit SecE codes for MTDAVGSIDMPDAQDEVPESKKKGRKGGKRAKKGSLKRLALFYRQIVAELRKVVWPTRNQLTTYTTVVIIFVVIMIGLVTVIDFGLDKAAKYVFG; via the coding sequence GTGACGGACGCCGTGGGCTCCATCGACATGCCTGATGCCCAGGATGAGGTGCCGGAGTCCAAGAAGAAGGGCCGTAAGGGCGGCAAGCGTGCCAAGAAGGGCTCGCTGAAGCGTCTCGCCCTCTTCTACCGCCAGATCGTCGCGGAACTCCGCAAGGTTGTCTGGCCGACTCGCAACCAGCTGACGACCTACACCACCGTGGTGATCATCTTCGTTGTCATCATGATCGGTCTGGTGACTGTGATTGACTTTGGACTCGACAAGGCGGCCAAGTACGTCTTCGGCTGA
- a CDS encoding DUF3291 domain-containing protein, with product MPTLPWTVPNIPPERTEAHVFASRFETRTLWGALKFLLRTPGVWQQVRKAPGVYGASLKAAPLGRTFWTLSAWESPAALKAFARSSAHEPTARGLSPQMRDAKFVTWTVTTDDLPLDWSDALRRRL from the coding sequence ATGCCCACCCTCCCCTGGACCGTGCCGAATATCCCACCGGAGCGCACGGAAGCGCACGTCTTCGCCTCCCGCTTCGAAACCCGCACCCTCTGGGGAGCGCTCAAGTTCCTCCTCAGGACGCCGGGTGTCTGGCAGCAGGTGCGCAAGGCGCCGGGTGTGTACGGGGCCTCCCTGAAGGCGGCGCCGTTGGGGCGGACCTTCTGGACGCTGTCCGCCTGGGAGTCGCCCGCAGCGCTCAAGGCCTTCGCCCGCTCCAGCGCCCATGAGCCGACCGCCCGAGGGCTCAGCCCTCAGATGCGGGACGCGAAATTCGTCACCTGGACAGTGACCACGGACGACCTCCCACTGGACTGGTCGGACGCGCTCCGGCGTCGCCTGTAA
- a CDS encoding MaoC family dehydratase — protein sequence MAANITYDDIEVGTELPAQTFPVTRATLVQYAGASGDFNPIHWNEKFAVEVGLPDVIAHGMFTMAEAIRVVTDWVGDPGAVVEYGVRFTKPVVVPNDDKGATIEVSAKVGAKLDDNTVRVDLTAMSAGQKVLGMSRAVVRLA from the coding sequence ATGGCGGCGAATATCACGTACGACGACATCGAGGTCGGCACCGAACTGCCGGCTCAGACCTTCCCGGTGACCCGGGCAACGCTCGTGCAGTACGCGGGCGCCTCCGGGGACTTCAACCCGATCCACTGGAACGAGAAGTTCGCGGTGGAGGTCGGCCTGCCCGATGTCATCGCGCACGGCATGTTCACGATGGCCGAGGCGATCCGGGTCGTCACCGACTGGGTGGGCGATCCGGGCGCGGTCGTCGAGTACGGCGTGCGCTTCACCAAGCCCGTGGTCGTCCCGAACGACGACAAGGGGGCCACGATCGAGGTCAGCGCCAAGGTCGGGGCCAAGCTCGACGACAACACCGTGCGCGTCGACCTCACGGCGATGAGCGCGGGACAGAAGGTCCTGGGGATGTCACGGGCGGTCGTACGACTCGCCTGA
- a CDS encoding amidohydrolase family protein, producing MPDSLPQQPPPSSGSSSGRTDGSALLLCGARLTDGRTVDVRLGGGRIEAVGTAGSLSMHTARVDLAGYLLLPAPVEPHTHGDTALSADGDGPVSYDDQEVQRRMTEAALLYLGHGATALRSHVRIGDVQGLGALAAVLQARRTLRGLAELTTVAMPRVLTGLAGAEELAMLRDAVKMGASVVGGCPDLDPDPTGYVEAVLEVASEHGCPVDLHTDGDDPARLARFAAMAGGLRPGVTLGPCGGLGRLPQEVAARAAEQLAAAGVTVVCLPQGGCSGVDRRGTAPVRVLRAAGVRVVAGSGALRDVSNPVGRGDPLDVAYLLASRYGLRPEDAYDAVSSSARAALGLPEVRVEAGFPAELLAVRGDRLAGALSLAYSRIVVHQGRVVARTNAVREFCGSAAAVALDLPRQGRGGGPS from the coding sequence ATGCCCGACAGCCTGCCGCAGCAGCCCCCTCCGTCGTCGGGTTCCTCGTCGGGCCGGACCGATGGCTCCGCCCTGCTGCTGTGCGGTGCGCGGCTGACCGACGGCCGCACCGTGGACGTGCGGCTGGGCGGCGGGCGCATCGAGGCGGTCGGTACGGCCGGCAGCCTCAGCATGCACACCGCGCGCGTGGATCTCGCCGGCTACCTGCTGTTGCCGGCCCCCGTGGAGCCGCACACCCACGGCGACACGGCCTTGTCGGCCGACGGCGACGGTCCGGTCTCGTACGACGATCAGGAGGTCCAGCGCCGCATGACCGAGGCCGCGCTGTTGTACCTCGGGCACGGGGCCACGGCGTTGCGTTCCCACGTGCGCATCGGCGACGTCCAGGGGCTCGGCGCGCTGGCGGCGGTGCTCCAGGCGCGGCGCACATTGCGGGGGCTCGCCGAGCTGACGACGGTGGCGATGCCGCGGGTGCTGACCGGGCTCGCCGGGGCCGAGGAGCTGGCGATGCTGCGGGACGCGGTGAAAATGGGTGCCTCCGTAGTGGGCGGTTGTCCGGATCTCGACCCCGATCCGACGGGGTATGTGGAGGCGGTCCTGGAGGTCGCTTCCGAGCACGGCTGCCCGGTCGATCTGCACACGGACGGTGACGATCCGGCTCGGCTCGCCCGGTTCGCGGCGATGGCGGGCGGGCTACGGCCCGGGGTGACGCTTGGCCCCTGCGGCGGGCTCGGGCGGCTGCCCCAGGAGGTGGCGGCGCGGGCCGCGGAACAGCTCGCCGCAGCCGGAGTGACCGTCGTCTGCCTGCCCCAGGGCGGCTGCTCGGGCGTCGACCGGCGCGGGACGGCTCCGGTACGAGTGCTGCGGGCGGCCGGGGTACGGGTCGTTGCGGGCAGCGGCGCCCTGAGGGACGTATCGAACCCTGTGGGGCGCGGAGATCCGCTGGACGTGGCGTATCTGCTGGCCTCGCGCTACGGGCTCCGGCCCGAGGACGCGTACGACGCGGTGAGTTCGTCGGCGCGGGCGGCGCTCGGGCTGCCCGAGGTGCGGGTGGAGGCCGGATTCCCGGCCGAGCTGCTCGCCGTGCGCGGGGACCGGCTGGCGGGGGCGCTGTCGCTCGCGTACAGCCGGATCGTGGTGCATCAGGGGCGGGTGGTGGCACGCACGAACGCGGTGCGGGAGTTCTGCGGCTCGGCCGCGGCTGTGGCGTTGGATCTGCCTCGGCAGGGGCGAGGTGGGGGGCCCTCTTGA
- the nusG gene encoding transcription termination/antitermination protein NusG has product MSDPNLNDAIESAESVEDELDIVEAADAEKNVEDADTTEATEEAALTEAAEDASGEDAAVAEEAAEEAPEGAEAAEEEAEPVDPVTALREELRGLPGEWYVIHTYAGYEKRVKANLEQRAVSLNVEDFIYQAEVPEEEIVQIKNGERKNVRQNKLPGYVLVRMDLTNESWGVVRNTPGVTGFVGNAYDPYPLTLDEIVKMLAPEAEEKAAREAAEAEGKPTPARKVEVQVLDFEVGDSVTVTDGPFATLQATINEINADSKKVKGLVEIFGRETPVELSFDQIQKN; this is encoded by the coding sequence GTGTCTGACCCGAACCTGAACGACGCCATCGAGTCGGCGGAGTCCGTTGAGGACGAGCTCGACATCGTCGAGGCTGCGGACGCTGAGAAGAACGTCGAGGACGCCGACACCACTGAGGCCACCGAAGAGGCTGCTCTGACCGAGGCCGCCGAGGACGCGTCGGGCGAAGACGCGGCCGTCGCCGAGGAAGCCGCGGAAGAAGCCCCCGAGGGAGCCGAGGCCGCGGAGGAAGAGGCCGAGCCGGTCGACCCGGTCACCGCCCTTCGCGAGGAGCTTCGCGGGCTGCCCGGCGAGTGGTACGTCATCCACACCTACGCCGGTTACGAGAAGCGCGTGAAGGCCAACCTGGAGCAGCGCGCCGTCTCGCTGAACGTCGAGGACTTCATCTACCAGGCCGAGGTCCCCGAGGAAGAGATCGTCCAGATCAAGAACGGCGAGCGCAAGAACGTCCGGCAGAACAAGCTGCCCGGTTACGTCCTTGTCCGCATGGACCTGACGAACGAGTCCTGGGGCGTCGTCCGCAACACGCCCGGCGTCACCGGCTTCGTGGGCAACGCCTACGACCCGTACCCGCTGACCCTGGACGAGATCGTCAAGATGCTCGCTCCGGAGGCCGAGGAGAAGGCCGCCCGCGAGGCCGCCGAGGCCGAGGGCAAGCCGACTCCGGCCCGCAAGGTCGAGGTCCAGGTCCTGGACTTCGAGGTCGGCGACTCGGTCACCGTTACCGACGGCCCGTTCGCGACGCTCCAGGCGACCATCAACGAGATCAACGCCGACTCGAAGAAGGTCAAGGGCCTCGTCGAGATCTTCGGTCGCGAGACTCCGGTCGAGCTGTCCTTCGACCAGATTCAGAAGAACTAG
- the rplK gene encoding 50S ribosomal protein L11 has translation MPPKKKKVTGLIKLQIQAGAANPAPPVGPALGQHGVNIMEFCKAYNAATESQRGSVIPVEITVYEDRSFTFITKTPPAAKMILKAAGVQKGSGEPHKTKVAKITEAQVREIATTKMPDLNANDLDAAAKIIAGTARSMGITVEG, from the coding sequence ATGCCTCCCAAGAAGAAGAAGGTCACGGGGCTGATCAAGCTCCAGATCCAGGCCGGTGCCGCCAACCCGGCTCCGCCGGTCGGCCCGGCGCTGGGCCAGCACGGCGTCAACATCATGGAGTTCTGCAAGGCCTACAACGCCGCGACCGAGTCGCAGCGTGGCTCGGTGATTCCGGTGGAGATCACGGTCTACGAGGACCGTTCCTTCACCTTCATCACCAAGACGCCGCCGGCCGCCAAGATGATCCTCAAGGCCGCGGGCGTGCAGAAGGGCTCCGGCGAGCCGCACAAGACCAAGGTCGCCAAGATCACCGAGGCGCAGGTCCGCGAGATCGCCACCACCAAGATGCCCGACCTGAACGCGAACGACCTGGACGCCGCGGCGAAGATCATCGCCGGTACCGCGCGTTCCATGGGCATCACGGTCGAGGGCTGA
- a CDS encoding MaoC family dehydratase N-terminal domain-containing protein, translated as MALDQSFVGRSYPPTDPYEVGREKIREFAEAVGDPNPAYTDPEAAKALGYADVIAPPTFVFAITFKAAGQVVQDPQLGLDYSRVVHGDQKFAYKRPVRAGDRLTVVSTIEAIKSMAGNDILDIRGEVHDEAGEHVVTAWTKLVARAAEEG; from the coding sequence ATGGCGCTCGACCAGTCCTTCGTGGGGCGGTCCTACCCGCCCACCGACCCCTATGAGGTCGGCCGGGAGAAGATCCGCGAGTTCGCGGAGGCAGTGGGGGATCCCAACCCCGCCTACACGGATCCGGAAGCCGCCAAGGCGCTCGGGTACGCCGATGTGATCGCCCCGCCCACCTTCGTGTTCGCGATCACCTTCAAGGCCGCGGGACAGGTCGTCCAGGACCCCCAACTGGGCCTCGACTACAGCCGGGTGGTGCACGGCGATCAGAAGTTCGCCTACAAGCGACCGGTGCGCGCCGGGGACCGGCTGACGGTCGTCTCGACCATCGAGGCGATCAAGTCCATGGCGGGCAACGACATCCTGGACATTCGGGGTGAGGTCCACGACGAGGCGGGCGAGCATGTGGTGACCGCCTGGACGAAGCTTGTGGCCCGCGCGGCAGAGGAGGGCTGA